One genomic window of Lepeophtheirus salmonis chromosome 5, UVic_Lsal_1.4, whole genome shotgun sequence includes the following:
- the LOC121118109 gene encoding tachykinin-like peptides receptor 99D, which translates to MNNTTISEGAEQIYAVPTGIVILLSLFYGGISLIAILGNALVIFIVRTSSRMKSIINCYICNLALADIVIGIFSIPFQFQAALLQRWNLPTFMCPVCPFFQNVSVNISIFTLVAIARDRYKAILFPLTNHPSKRVMQIKIGAIWCSSIIIALPQAIAFEVIMVDEDIPQCYPSKVSILFLKWYMFSLFFIQYFVPLLLISYAYIAIAVKLWGSKIPGAAQRRRDASVLKNKKRTIKVLITVVILFGLAWLPLQVYSVANTVYPKINNYKFINILWFCAHWLAMSNSCYNPFIYLLCHEKFKKEFTHRFKFFGSNTTQETQWGQLESTINRGRTPNTMETQ; encoded by the exons ATGAATAATACAACAATTAGTGAAGGTGCTGAACAGATTTATGCTGTTCCAACTGGAATTGTTATACTTTTGTCTCTCTTTTATGGAGGAATATCTCTTATTGCAATCCTAGGAAATGCTCTCGTCATATTTATCGTGCGAACGAGTTCCCGGATGAAGAGTATTATCAATTGCTACATTTGCAATTTAGCTCTCGCAGATATTGTCATTGGGATTTTTTCCATTCCTTTTCAATTTCAAGCTGCACTCCTCCAAAGATGGAATCTGCCAACATTTATGTGTCCGGTGTGCCCTTTCTTCCAAAATGTTAGCGTCAACATATCTATATTCACTCTGGTTGCCATAGCAAGGGATCGTTACAAGGCCATACTTTTCCCTCTTACAAATCATCCTAGCAAACGTGTGATGCAAATCAAAATTGGAGCCATTTGGTGTTCCTCCATCATAATAGCGCTTCCACAAGCCATAGCTTTCGAAGTTATCATGGTAGATGAAGATATACCCCAGTGTTACCCTTCTAAAGTCTCAATCTTATTTCTAAAatg gtaCATGTTTTCCCTATTCTTTATACAATACTTTGTCCCGCTCTTGCTAATCAGCTATGCTTACATTGCTATTGCTGTAAAACTTTGGGGAAGTAAAATCCCCGGAGCCGCACAGAGACGTAGGGATGCTTCTGTATTAAAGAATAAGAAGAGAACAATTAAGGTCCTAATCACGGTTGTTATTCTCTTTGGATTAGCATGGCTTCCTCTACAAGTTTACTCCGTTGCGAATACTGtctatccaaaaattaataactacaaATTCATCAATATTCTTTGGTTCTGTGCACACTGGCTTGCAATGAGCAATTCATGCTACAATCcttttatttacttactttGCCAT gaaaaatttaagaaGGAGTTTACACATCGATTCAAGTTTTTTGGATCAAACACAACTCAGGAAACACAATGGGGACAGTTAGAAAGTACCATCAACAGAGGAAGGACACCAAATACAATGGAAACTCAATAG
- the LOC121118107 gene encoding eukaryotic translation initiation factor 4E isoform X2: MKTSRKQYETRSRKYSAESTSPYSSASVSPADSPTDFEIKHPLEHEWTLWYYNHDPQNAWEDNLKEVISFNTVEDFWAIYNHIELASEISDKCDYCLFKKGVKPMWEDASNCNGGRWVYSTPVNRRKSFDGGLDVNWLEVMMSLIGEAFEGSGDLINGAVVSLRNKSDKISIWLGTAYDEDDGIRRIGAILKKRLGLRRDEQLSFEVHRDNQKRINSTAIRPKYQV; this comes from the exons ATGAAAACAAGTCGAAAGCAATACGAAACTCGTAGTCGAAAATATTCGGCTGAAAGCACCTCACCTTATTCTAGTGCCTCCGTATCTCCCGCTGATAGTCCTACCGACTTTGAAATCAAGCATCCGTTAGAACATGAATGGACTCTTTGGTATTATAATCATGATCCACAAAATGCATGGGAAGACAATCTCAAAgag gTAATTTCATTCAATACTGTGGAAGATTTTTGGGCCATATATAATCATATCGAGTTAGCCTCCGAGATAAGTGATAAATGTGACTATTGTCTCTTTAAAAAGGGAGTAAAACCCATGTGGGAAGACGCTTCTAATTGTAATGGAGGACGCTGGGTTTATAGTACTCCTGTAAATAGAAGAAAATCATTTGACGGAG GACTAGATGTGAATTGGCTAGAAGTGATGATGTCTTTAATAGGTGAAGCTTTTGAAGGGTCTGGTGATTTGATTAATGGTGCTGTTGTTAGTCTTCGTAATAAATcagataaaatatcaatttggtTGGGTACAGCGTATGACGAGGATGACGGCATCCGAAGAATTGGAGCGATTCTCAAGAAAAGACTTGGGCTTAGAAGAGACGAACAACTTTCATTTGAAGTTCATCGTGATAATCAAAAACGCATTAACTCCACCGCTATTCGTCCTAAGTATCAAGTGTAG
- the LOC121118111 gene encoding LOW QUALITY PROTEIN: insulin-degrading enzyme-like (The sequence of the model RefSeq protein was modified relative to this genomic sequence to represent the inferred CDS: deleted 1 base in 1 codon) has product MSIIKSSEDNREYRGLTLENGLKVMLISDAKTEKSAAAMDVFVGHMSDPEELLGLAHFLEHMLFLGTEKYPDESEYSHFISKHSGSNNAYTSHDHTTYIFDIGSDYLKEALDRFCQFFISPLFTESATDREVKAVHSEHEKNIASDLWRILQLEKSLSNPEHDFSKFGTGNIYTLDENPKSKGISVRDQLIKFHKKWYSSDIMSLAVLGSESLDELEKIVVDKFSAVPKKGIKPPFWSEHPIDESSYSYRTFVVPIKDLRNLLITFPTPDLHPYYKSSPSNYIAHLIGHEGKGSLLSELRARGWANGLESGEKFETRGFSFFCVSVDLTEIGINHTDEIISLVFQYIELIRREGLQKWIFDQCKEIKATHFKYLDKSKPYNFVTSLSTCLQKYPMNEALCGPYLIDDWDPELVNMVLDYLCPQKVRIFVVGKMFENKATETEKWYGTKYYQEKINSNLIEDWSESKMICPNLKLPETNPFISKNFDLVKREPGQGKFPSIIKDTPLMRLWFKQDDEFLLPKANLKFEFKIPLVNADPHHVNLSRLFLSLLRDDLNEYIYSAILAGLNYAIHNTKQGIMLGVYGYNEMQPMLLDKVMYKLTNFKTDEKRFCILKEQYVRSLKNFKMDQPHEHSIYNNNIILSEKDWHKDELLDVIDELTIESMNEFVGKLFSKTYIEGLVHGNLTKSNALDIFNIIEQTLSKSKPLTLSQLVKLSDRELVLEDNSHVIYEVTNEYHKCSSIESYYQIGLRNHKSNILLELIAQIMDEPCFNILRTKEQLGYLVYSGLRRNTVVQGFRFVIRSDRHPRFVDSRIEAFLQYMINFIREMSIDEFNDHKQALQVKRLEKPKRLSSMTDRYWGEILRQTYIFDRDVIETNELLSVTKEELMIFFEKFLSNESKIRRKLACHVISMTSDGVGKKDQVDMTSEYVKDAPPPKQVVTPIIIKDTLIFKSSRPLYPQKKISYDP; this is encoded by the exons atgtCCATTATTAAATCATCTGAAGATAATAGAGAATATCGCGGGCTTACTTTGGAGAATGGACTCAAAGTCATGCTCATTTCTGATGCCAAGACGGAGAAGTCCGCTGCTGCAATGGATGTATTTGTTGGGCATATGTCAGACCCCGAGGAGCTCCTGGGCCTCGCGCATTTCTTAGAGCATATGCTCTTTTTAG GAACGGAGAAGTATCCAGACGAAAGCGAGTACTCTCACTTCATATCTAAACATAGTGGGTCCAACAATGCTTACACTTCCCATGATCACACCACTTACATCTTTGACATTGGATCAGACTATCTGAAGGAAGCACTAGATCGATTTTGCCAGTTCTTTATATCCCCTCTATTTACAGAATCTGCAACGGATAGAGAGGTCAAAGCCGTTCATTCAgagcatgaaaaaaatatcgctTCGGATTTGTGGCGTATTCTACAATTAGAAAAAAGTCTTTCTAATCCAGAACACgatttttctaaatttggaaCAGGTAATATATATACCCTCGATGAGAATCCTAAATCCAAGGGAATCTCTGTGCGAGATCAGTTGATCAAGTTTCACAAAAAGTGGTATTCGTCTGATATTATGTCCCTTGCCGTACTTGGCTCTGAGTCTCTTGATGAATTGGAGAAAATAGTCGTCGATAAATTCTCTGCTGttccaaaaaaaggaataaagcCCCCATTTTGGTCAGAGCATCCTATTGATGAATCCAGCTATAGTTATAGAACCTTCGTTGTTCCTATCAAGGATCTGAGAAACTTATTAATTACGTTTCCTACTCCCGATCTTCATCCTTATTACAAATCTAGTCCTAGTAATTACATTGCTCATTTGATTGGACATGAAGGAAAAGGGTCTCTTCTATCAGAGTTAAGAGCAAGAGGATGGGCCAATGGTTTGGAGTCTGGGGAAAAGTTTGAGACCAGgggattttctttcttttgtgttAGTGTAGATTTAACTGAAATCGGAATCAATCATACGGATGAAATAATATCTCTcgtttttcaatatattgaattaattagacGAGAAGGCCTTCAGAAATGGATTTTTGATCAATGCAAAGAGATTAAGGCTACTCATTTCAAGTATTTAGATAAATCAAAACCCTATAACTTTGTAACCTCTCTTTCTACTTGTCTTCAAAAATATCCCATGAATGAAGCTCTTTGTGGACCATACTTAATTGATGATTGGGATCCAGAGCTTGTCAATATGGTACTTGATTATCTTTGCCCACAAAAAGTTCgcatttttgttgttggcaaaaTGTTTGAAAACAAGGCAACTGAAACCGAGAAGTGGTATGGGACCAAATATTACcaagagaaaattaattctaaCTTAATTGAAGATTGGTCCGAGTCCAAAATGATTtgtccaaatttaaaattacctGAAACTAAtccatttatttcaaagaattttgattTGGTTAAAAGGGAACCTGGACAAGGCAAATTTCCGTCTATCATTAAGGATACTCCCTTGATGCGACTATGGTTCAAACAAGATGACGAATTTTTATTACCAAAAGCAAAcctaaaatttgaattcaagATACCTTTAGTAAATGCAGATCCACATCACGTGAATTTATCTCGTCTTTTTTTATCTCTTCTGAGAGATGACCTAAACGAATATATCTACTCTGCTATTTTGGCTGGTTTAAATTATGCTATTCACAATACCAAACAAGGAATTATGCTTGGTGTTTATGGCTACAACGAGATGCAGCCTATGTTATTAGATAAAGTGATGTATAAACTAACAAATTTTAAGACTGATGAAAAACGATTTTGTATTCTCAAAGAACAGTACGTAAGAAGTTTGAAGAATTTCAAAATGGATCAGCCTCATGAGcatagtatatataataataatattatactatcAGAAAAAGACTGGCACAAAGATGAATTATTAGATGTCATAGATGAATTAACTATTGAGTCTATGAATGAATTTGTGGGAaagctcttctccaaaacatatATTGAAGGATTAGTTCATGGTAATTTGACAAAATCAAATGCTCTGGATATTTTCAACATTATAGAACAAACTCTGAGCAAGTCTAAACCTCTAACTCTATCACAATTAGTCAAATTAAGTGATAGAGAGCTGGTTTTAGAGGACAATTCTCATGTCATATATGAAGTCACGAATGAATACCACAAGTGTTCTAGTATTGAGAGTTACTATCAAATAGGACTACGAAAccataaatcaaatatacttttggaACTTATAGCTCAAATAATGGACGAACCATGTTTTAATATCCTTAGAACTAAGGAACAGTTGGGTTATTTAGTTTACTCAGGACTGAGGCGTAATACTGTGGTTCAAGGTTTTCGTTTTGTGATTCGTTCAGACAGACATCCACGATTTGTGGATTCACGAATTGAAGCCTTTCTTCAATACATGATAAACTTTATTAGAGAAATGAGCATAGATGAATTCAATGATCATAAACAAGCTTTGCAAGTAAAACGTTTGGAGAAACCGAAACGTTTAAGTTCAATGACAGATAGGTATTGG GGGGAGATTTTAAGACAAACCTATATTTTTGATAGGGATGTTATTGAAACTAATGAGCTCTTAAGCGTCACGAAAGAGGAgcttatgatttttttcgaaaagtttCTAAGTAATGAAAGTAAAATCAGACGTAAATTAGCTTGTCATGTTATTTCAATGACAAGTGATGGAGTTGGAAAAAAGGATCAAGTGGATATGACGAGCGAATACGTGAAAGATGCACCACCTCCAAAGCAAGTTGTTACCCCTATTATTATTAAGGATACTCTGATCTTTAAGTCAAGTCGCCCACTatatccccaaaaaaaaatatcatatgacCCCTAA
- the sea gene encoding putative tricarboxylate transport protein, mitochondrial, whose amino-acid sequence MDNVRQLSAVSTTQGGSNKTVKGIVAGGITGGIEICITYPTEYVKTQLQLDEKVGKYKGIADCTKQTINERGIRGLYRGLSVLVYGSIPKSAVRFGSFEYFKKKSADEKGNLSPGSRLLCGLGAGVSEAIFAVTPMETVKVKFINDQRSPNPQYKGFYHGLRCILKDQGIKGTYQGVSATIMKQGSNQAIRFYVMESLKDWYRGGDNTKHVPKLLVGAFGGFAGACSVIGNTPLDVVKTRMQGLEAHRYKNTFDCAKQILVHEGPKAFYKGTIPRMSRVVLDVAITFMIYDSFMELFNKVWV is encoded by the exons ATGGATAATGTTAGACAACTATCTGCTGTATCTACCACTCAGGGTGGAAGCAATAAAACAGTGAAGGGAATCGTTGCTGGAGGAATCACAGGAGGAATTGAGATTTGTATAACATATCCCACTGAATATGTCAAAACGCAATTACAGCTCGATGAAAAAGTTGGAAAATATAAAG GGATTGCTGATTGCACAAAACAAACTATAAATGAAAGAGGTATAAGAGGTCTTTATAGAGGTCTCTCTGTCCTGGTTTATGGGTCGATACCCAAATCTGCAGTACGATTTGgttcatttgaatatttcaagAAGAAATCCGCCGatgaaaaaggaaatttgaGCCCAGGAAGTCGTTTACTTTGTGGTTTAGGTGCGGGTGTATCTGAGGCAATTTTTGCTGTAACTCCGATGGAAACGgttaaagtaaagtttatcaATGATCAAAGAAGTCCTAATCCTCAATATAAAGGTTTTTACCATGGACTCAGATGTATTTTAAAGGACCAAGGGATTAAA GGTACTTACCAAGGAGTTTCTGCTACCATCATGAAACAAGGTTCTAACCAAGCAATTCGATTTTATGTAATGGAGTCTTTAAAAGATTGGTATCGAGGAGGTGACAATACAAAGCATGTTCCTAAGTTGTTAGTTGGGGCTTTTGGAGGATTTGCAGGAGCATGCTCTGTTATTGGTAATACACCTCTTGATGTTGTTAAGACTCGAATGCAAGGACTTGAAGCACATCGTTATAAAAACACATTTGATTGTGCAAAACAGATACTTGTACACGAAGGACCAAAGGCATTTTATAAAGGAACGATTCCAAGAATGAGTCGCGTTGTATTGGATGTGGCAATTACTTTTATGATATATGATTCCTTCATGGAATTATTCAATAAAGTTTGGGTATAG
- the LOC121118106 gene encoding monocarboxylate transporter 12-B translates to MDEEDEEEDYSYDAPDGGWGWVVVLGSFMVNCIADGVTFSFGILFIELQEEFQLSKALTAWVVSIFHAVPLLSGPLASTFCDRYGCRIATVIGSLLATFGFLLSSLGTSLAHLYITFGLIAGFGLSLCYVAAIVIVTIYFDDKRSLATGISVCGSGVGTFIFAPLTQFLVTEYRWRGASILLGGCCLQMVVCGLLFKDLHWSTSRSQRVTNGSLPRRRTKSTQEMRSVPSKMKTSSLLDLPTFLSSEDIKSSEEVITALRSKNYKLQIIKSPQDIEEMNQPIRHLCSRTHLKRKMSSFFRKNSTLTGLVPPLPQEKRKLGFIEATIDVCPVDEKHVYRMKMSKCQVSHTIVRYRVRASSCPDLLGIQSNSNASLHEIKDTRKEPKNGETIYLANGTGILSYFQNCSFMNFQFIFFCLSNLILYMWFDVMYIYLMDYAEKDLGFSPKRATLLISVIGIFNMLGGFIIGWCGDKDWINMNWLYASCMLICGIANAFVPFLTQYWALAFMAGLYGFSIAANYSLTSPILVEIVSLNQFSTAYGYVLLAQGMSNLIGPPLAGYLYDETKEWFYTFGLSGFFIALSGTLLLVIPFINFLKNLKSKHCDSPVENLRDSEEEEPLNTIVTFHSETPEKNNGIGV, encoded by the coding sequence ATGGATGAGGAAGATGAGGAGGAGGACTATAGCTACGATGCCCCAGACGGAGGCTGGGGATGGGTTGTGGTTCTTGGATCCTTTATGGTGAATTGTATAGCAGATGGAGTGACATTTTCCTTTGGTATTCTATTCATTGAGCTCCAAGAAGAGTTTCAACTGAGTAAAGCCTTGACAGCTTGGGTTGTCTCTATATTTCATGCCGTTCCTCTCCTTAGTGGGCCATTAGCTTCTACTTTTTGCGACCGATATGGATGTCGTATTGCAACTGTGATAGGATCCCTCCTAGCAACCTTTGGATTTCTACTTTCCTCTCTTGGAACTTCTCTCGCTCACCTCTACATTACTTTTGGCCTCATTGCGGGCTTTGGACTTAGTCTCTGCTATGTGGCTGCCATTGTTATTGTAaccatttattttgatgataaaaGGAGTTTAGCCACTGGGATCTCAGTATGTGGCTCTGGTGTTGGAACTTTCATCTTTGCTCCTCTTACTCAATTCCTTGTTACAGAATATCGATGGCGAGGAGCTTCCATTCTTCTAGGAGGATGCTGTTTACAAATGGTCGTGTGTGGACTTTTGTTTAAGGACCTTCATTGGTCCACATCACGCTCTCAGAGAGTAACTAATGGTTCTCTTCCAAGAAGACGTACTAAATCCACACAAGAAATGCGTAGTGTTCCTTCTAAAATGAAAACATCCTCTCTTCTAGATTTACCTACATTTTTGTCCTCGGAAGATATCAAATCCTCAGAAGAAGTCATTACTGCTCTCCGAAGTAAAAACTACAaactacaaattattaaatcacCCCAAGATATTGAAGAAATGAATCAACCTATACGGCATCTTTGTAGTCGCACACATCTGAAGCGAAAGATGAGCTCCTTCTTTAGGAAGAATAGTACGCTTACTGGCCTTGTTCCTCCATTACCACAAGAAAAACGAAAATTAGGTTTTATTGAAGCAACTATTGATGTTTGCCCTGTAGATGAAAAACACGTTTATCGTATGAAGATGAGTAAATGTCAAGTTTCTCATACGATTGTTCGATATCGAGTCAGGGCTTCCTCTTGTCCTGATTTGTTAGGGATTCAAAGTAATTCGAATGCGTCTCTTCATGAAATTAAAGATACTCGCAAAGAACCTAAAAATGGCGAAACGATTTATCTCGCTAACGGCACGGGGattctttcttattttcaaaactgcTCCTTTATGaactttcaatttatatttttctgtctgtctaatcttatattatatatgtggtttgatgttatgtacatatatttgatggATTATGCAGAGAAAGACCTCGGTTTTAGTCCTAAAAGAGCAACTCTTCTTATATCTGTGattggaatatttaatatgttaggAGGATTTATCATAGGTTGGTGTGGTGACAAAGATTGGATCAATATGAACTGGCTTTATGCCTCTTGTATGCTGATATGTGGCATTGCCAACGCATTTGTTCCCTTTTTAACTCAATACTGGGCTCTTGCTTTCATGGCTGGTTTATATGGATTTTCCATTGCGGCTAATTACTCACTAACATCGCCGATTTTGGTAGAAattgtttcattaaatcaattttctacTGCTTATGGCTACGTACTTCTTGCTCAAGGAATGTCAAATCTTATTGGTCCTCCTTTGGCTGGCTACCTTTATGATGAGACTAAGGAATGGTTTTACACTTTCGGCCTTTCTGGGTTTTTTATAGCCCTATCTGGAACGTTACTTCTAGTCATACCCtttattaattttctgaaaaacttGAAGTCAAAACATTGTGATAGTCCAGTTGAAAATTTAAGAGACTCTGAAGAAGAGGAACCCCTCAATACTATTGTTACTTTTCATTCCGAAACTCCAGAGAAGAATAATGGAATCggtgtttaa
- the LOC121118107 gene encoding uncharacterized protein isoform X1 → MKLEYSRGVMRKGSAQAAMSWMSNEGEGLFEEESCSWDCSHVLAESPFPLLCLAQALERNAAFFQSLCELDNRRLDVDGLIEWIYECALRMGDEWTFQGPVVMMGDVFFNRSIEALAAGHPVIFLTHKKDSLAAFFKKLTNEAKFKKGSFEIPLWEGGSLSTLPDYLKGVPILYEWDSFYSPSDEVKWLVSSSGSFLPSIRKGGSPAIILDSADLDSVIESIITSIKSYNGYSVFRIPRLFIQESIFHIFLEKMNGRMKKFVIGSHNSELGVDCIITKETIRNLSELLKTEGVEAYSSKDIAPLILTSFPTNIDPNVGLIFMATPFRTSKELLSLFMSYYGEEAFVFSENFSQSMEIVHKLDFETVHINNVDESFIYRMKGRIPKQLQRNDHFNKQDIDNHFQQVIPYSVDKSYICALKASGAWFKTKRVRYIYNALNFCNMYSNELAKWVMPDNLDCGSGRGDKHILDIKDPAGVVGFILEDGECLSKWMPLIVCALSCGNVILLTLRSKNETLSYFSEKLGEGVLSIIINEDVESVASGFIQRRDLGLIVYTGVSKKVSLYLRYKANCGVWNPRNNDFSRSEAHQWFNKTKKINMSFETIYAN, encoded by the exons ATGAAGCTGGAATATTCGAGGGGAGTAATGAGGAAAGGATCTGCTCAAGCAGCCATGAGTTGGATGTCGAACGAAGGTGAAGGGCTCTTTGAGGAGGAAAGCTGTTCCTGGGACTGTTCGCATGTATTAGCAGAGTCTCCTTTTCCACTGCTTTGCTTAGCGCAGGCTTTAG AGAGGAATGCGGCGTTTTTCCAGTCCTTGTGCGAGTTGGATAATCGAAGATTAGATGTAGATGGACTGATTGAATGGATTTATGAGTGTGCACTCCGTATGGGAGATGAATGGACTTTTCAAGGACCTGTGGTCATGATGGGAGACGTGTTTTTTAACCGTAGCATTGAAGCCTTGGCTGCCGGGCACCCTGTTATCTTTTTAACACACAAAAAGGATTCTCTTGCtgccttttttaaaaagttgacgaatgaagcaaaatttaaaaagggcTCGTTTGAAATCCCTCTCTGGGAGGGAGGCTCTTTATCCACTCTCCCAGACTATTTAAAGGGAGTACCCATTTTGTATGAATGGGACTCTTTTTACTCTCCGAGTGACGAGGTGAAATGGCTCGTCAGCTCAAGTGGATCCTTTTTGCCATCCATTCGAAAGG gtggGAGTCCTGCTATAATTCTGGACTCTGCTGATTTGGATTCAGTAATTGAGTCTATTATTACTTCCATTAAGAGCTACAACGGGTATTCGGTTTTTAGAATTCCACGCTTGTTTATCCAAGAGTCTATTTTCCacatatttcttgaaaaaatgaatggaagaatgaaaaaatttgtaattggaAGTCATAATAGCGAACTTGGAGTAGATTGCATTATCACCAAAGAAACTATACGAAATCTTTCTGAATTACTCAAAACTGAAGGTGTTGAAGCGTATTCATCCAAAGATATTGCTccactcattctcacttcattTCCAACTAACATTGATCCTAATGTTGGTCTTATCTTCATGGCAACTCCATTTAGAACGTCTAAAGAGTTATTGTCTCTTTTTATGAGTTATTATGGAGAAGAAGCCTTCGTCTTCTCTGAAAACTTTTCACAGAGCATGGAAATCGTTCATAAACTTGACTTTGAGACTGTCCACATTAATAACGTAGACGAGTCCTTTATATATCGTATGAAAGGTAGAATTCCTAAACAGCTTCAGAGGAATgatcattttaataaacaagATATTGATAATCATTTTCAACAAGTCATTCCATATTCTGTCGATAAGTCATACATTTGTGCACTTAAGGCTAGTGGTGCTTGGTTCAAGACTAAAAGAGTCCGCTATATTTACAATGCCCTTAATTTCTGTAATATGTATTCTAACGAGCTCGCTAAATGGGTTATGCCTGACAATTTAGACTGCGGATCAGGCAGAGGagataaacatattttggatataaagGATCCAGCTGGAGTTGTAGGCTTCATTTTAGAAGATGGAGAATGTTTGTCTAAGTGGATGCCACTTATTGTTTGTGCTTTGTCCTGTGGAAATGTCATCTTGTTGACTCTTAGATCTAAAAATGAGACTCTGTCCTATTTCTCTGAGAAATTGGGCGAAGGAGTTCtcagtataattataaatgaagatGTAGAGTCAGTTGCGTCGGGTTTCATTCAAAGGAGGGATTTGGGACTTATTGTTTATACTGGTGTGTCTAAAAAAGTTTCTCTTTATTTACGTTATAAAGCAAATTGTGGAGTTTGGAATCCAAGGAATAACGACTTCTCTAGGAGTGAAGCTCATCAATGGTTCAATAAGACTAAGAAAATCAACATGTCTTTCGAAACTATTTATGCTAATTAG
- the LOC121118110 gene encoding max-like protein X has product MSGGNSSNSGAGNKYYQQSLSRASSTGSLHAGVDNATDDEDSDSKSNLSYRERRREAHTQAEQKRRDAIKKGYDFLQDLVPTCPTAQESVGGGTGSSSGGGYKVSKAIVLQKSIEYIQHVQGQKKVQEDELASLRKEVVALQIMRKNYEALAKAHKSQPSSSSLFLKDTALLPGEVKFQVFQLLMDSLFQSFNDSVNMKNFSELSGCVFSWLEEQCKPQLLQELMQQLLCRVHEEHQIKKDEKKLYDN; this is encoded by the exons atgtCTGGAGGAAATAGTTCAAATAGTGGAGCAGGGAACAAATATTATCAGCAGTCACTCTCTAGAGCGAGTTCGACAGGATCTCTACACGCTGGAGTTGACAATGCTACGGATGACGAAGACTCTGACTCCAAGTCCAATTTGTCATATCGAGAAAGAAGAAGAGAGGCACATACTCAGGCTGAACAGAAGAGAAGAGACGCAATTAAAAAAGGATACGACTTTTTGCAGGACCTAGTACCTACATGTCCAACTGCACAGGAATCTGTTGGTGGTGGAACAGGTTCAAGTAGTGGGGGAGG atataaagtTAGCAAAGCAATTGTACTGCAAAAGTCCATTGAATACATTCAACATGTTCAAGgccaaaaaaaagtacaagaaGATGAATTGGCATCACTGAGAAAGGAAGTGGTAGCTCTGCAAATCATGAGGAAAAATTATGAAGCTTTAGCAAAGGCTCATAAATCCCAGCCTTCATCCTCATCCCTGTTTCTCAAGGACACAGCCCTTCTTCCTGGGGAAGTAAAATTTCAAGTCTTTCAGCTTCTAATGGACTCCTTGTTTCAATCATTTAACGACAGTGTCAATATGAAAAACTTTTCAGAGTTATCTGGTTGTGTGTTTTCATGGCTCGAGGAACAATGTAAGCCTCAGTTACTTCAAGAACTTATGCAGCAATTATTGTGTAGAGTGCATGAAGAACATCAAATCAAAAAGGacgaaaaaaaactttacgatAATTAG